The DNA window TTCGCCGCCTCCACGAGCTGTCGCGTGGTGCCGATGTCGCTCGACTCGTACGTGTCTCCCGCCGCGAAGCGCTTGCGCATCGTCCCGATGAGCTGAAGCACCGTCGTGCTGCCCTTCATCGCCTCCGCCAGCGACTCACCACTGGCCAGCTCCACCACCGCCGTGCGCGGCCAGCTCTTCGCGGGCTCCGTGTCCGCGCTCTTCGGCCGCACATGCGCCATCAGCGGCACGCCGCGCGCCAGGGCCTGTTTCACCACGTTGCGTCCTGTCGCCCCCGTGGCTCCAGCGACGAAGAGAAGGCGGGCTGGCTGCGTCATGGCGGAGGCTCCCTCGGGGGACGGACGGCAATGAGGGCCCCTCTTCAGCACACCGGCGAGGAGCTGCCCAGTCCGACCCTCACCCCGCGTGCGCGGCTTCCACCACGGGACAGATGTTCACGAGAGGATGTCGCGAGTCACACCGATTCTCTCAACCAGGTGGGTGTGAACCTCGCGGCGCTGGGGCTACCATGACGCGCGCCTTGGACATCCGCGAGCCTCTCGTCTTCCCCCAAAGTTTCGAAGGACTCCTCCGTGCGCTGGGAGACCAGCTCGATGAGCGCTGCGTGGGCCGGCTCAAGCAGGTCGGCGTCGACGTGAAGGGGAAGCTCGCTCCCGCCTACCCCCTGGAGGTGTGGCTGGGTGCGCTCAAGGTGGCCGCCGACACCCTGGCCCCGCAGCTCCCGCTGGAGGAGGGCGCCGCCGTCGTGGGCCGCCGCTTCGTCGAGGGCTTCGGCTCCACTCTCATCGGCGGGGCGCTGCTCACCTCCGTGCGACTGTTGGGTCCTGAACGGATGCTGGCGCGCATGACGCGAAACCTGCGCACGGGCACCAACTATCTGGAGGCCACGTTGGAGGCCCAAGGGCCCGGGCGGTATGTGCTCACCTGCCGGCCCGTGGTGGTGGCGGGCTTCTATGTAGGTCTCTTCCTCGCGGGGCTGGAGGCCAGCGGCGCGCGTCACCCCTCTGTCCAGGTCGTTCGTCGGGCGGGCGAGGAAGCCGTGTACGACATCTCCTGGACCTGAGCACCCGGCCCCTGGCCGTGGTAGTCAACGGCCCGCCTATGTCCACACCGTCGCCCTCCGTGACCTCCACTCCGCTGCCCGAACCCCAGTCTCAGCTGTCCGCCACGCTGCGCGACCTGGCCACCCGGCTTCCCGAGTCCCTCACGGTGCGCGAGTTGATGCAGGCGTGTGGCGAGCAGGGCCTGCTGCTCTTCTGCTGCATCCTCACCTTTCCATTCCTCCTGCCCGTGTCGATTCCGGGTGTCTCCACGGTGTTCGGCGCGCTCATCGTCTTCATCGGCGTGGGCGTGATGTTCAACCGGGGGCCCTGGCTGCCGCGGAAGATGATGGAGAAGAAGCTCTCGCGCGCCTCGCTCCTGCCCGCGCTGGAGAAGGGCGCCAGCGTCTTCACGAAGGTGGACCGCCTGAGCAAGCCCCGGCTGCTGGTGCTCACGCACGGCGCCAGCACCAACCGCTTCAACGGCTTCATGTTGTTCGTGGCGGGCGTGCTGTTGATGGCGCCGTTCGGCCTGGTGCCCTTCAGCAACACCCTGCCGGCGCTGGCGGTGTTGTTCTTCGCCATCGGCATCCTCCAGCGCGACGGCTACGCCATCCTGATGGGGCACGGCATGACGGTGGGGACCATCGCCTACTTCAGCGTCCTCATCTTCGGAGCCATCCAGGGTGGCAAGGGACTGGCGGGCCTCATCGGCCGCTGAACACTCCGGACGGCGTCCCTGTCAATCCAGTGGGCGCCGGGTGCCGGGTGTGTAACAACCCGTGTATCACCGGGGGAAACCCGTCCCCCGGATGACTTGAATCTTCGTTATCATCCCAGCGGGCGGCCCCCCGCACATGCGTCCAATCCCACTCGATGCGACACAGCCTCGCTATGAGGACCCCGCTCGGCGTCTCGTTGAAGCCGAGGTCGTGGGCGGTCGCTATCGCATTGTCGACTTCCTGGGACGGGGCGGCGCCGGGACGGTGTGGCGCGCGCAGGACCTGCTGAGCGGGCCAGTCGCCATCAAGCGGCTGAACAAGACGGTGGAGGACCTGGTGAGGGCGCCTCCGGGTGAGAACACCCCGTCCTCCGCCGCGCGTCACGAGCTGGCGCTGTCCCTGGCTCACGAGTTCCAGACACTGGCCTCGGTGAGACACCCGCATGTCATCAGCGTGCTCGACTACGGGTTCGACGCCGAGCATCGGCCATATCTGGCCATGGACCTGCTGGAGGACGCGCGGCATCTGGTGCAGGCGGGCTCCAACCAGCCCCTGGACGTGCAGGTGGACCTGCTGGTGCAGGCGCTCCAGGCGCTCGCGTACCTGCACCGCCGAGGCATCATCCACCGCGACCTCAAGCCCGCCAACGTGCTGGTGGCGCGCGGGCAGGTGAAGGTGCTCGACTTCGGGCTCGCGGTGGGACGAGAGCAGGTGCACCGCGCCCAGCCGGGCGGGACGCCGGGCTACCTCGCGCCGGAGCTCTTCGAGGAACAGCCGCCCTCGGAAGTCACGGACCTCTTCAGCGTGGGGGCCATGGCGTGCCAGATGATTTTCGGGCGGCTGCCGTTCGATGGGAAGGTGCCTTCGGCTCCGCCGGGCTTCCCCGCCGAGCTGCACGCGGTGCTCGAGCGGCTGGTGTCGAAGGATGCCCGGCGGCGGCCCCGGGGCGCGGATGAGGTGATTGCCGCGCTGTGCTCCGCCACGCGTCGCGCGGTGCCCTCCGAGTCCGTCACCACGCGCGAGAGCTT is part of the Myxococcus landrumus genome and encodes:
- a CDS encoding DUF2378 family protein, giving the protein MTRALDIREPLVFPQSFEGLLRALGDQLDERCVGRLKQVGVDVKGKLAPAYPLEVWLGALKVAADTLAPQLPLEEGAAVVGRRFVEGFGSTLIGGALLTSVRLLGPERMLARMTRNLRTGTNYLEATLEAQGPGRYVLTCRPVVVAGFYVGLFLAGLEASGARHPSVQVVRRAGEEAVYDISWT
- a CDS encoding exopolysaccharide biosynthesis protein, with translation MSTPSPSVTSTPLPEPQSQLSATLRDLATRLPESLTVRELMQACGEQGLLLFCCILTFPFLLPVSIPGVSTVFGALIVFIGVGVMFNRGPWLPRKMMEKKLSRASLLPALEKGASVFTKVDRLSKPRLLVLTHGASTNRFNGFMLFVAGVLLMAPFGLVPFSNTLPALAVLFFAIGILQRDGYAILMGHGMTVGTIAYFSVLIFGAIQGGKGLAGLIGR